The nucleotide window CGGAACAGATCAGCGCCACATGATGAATCGCAGCAAGCAGGGGCTCGCTCATGCCAGCGAATCGTCAGCTGCGGGCGCTGCCGCGAAAGAACATGCCAATGCCCAGCGCGATCAGCACCACGGGCCACCACGTGGCGAACAACTGACCCAGGTGCAGGTCAAAGCCAAGATTTCGCAGCAGGAACAGCACGCCGATCACGATCAGGATGATGCCGGGAACGCTCGGTTTCATTGCAGTCTCGCTGTAGGTGGACGGGCGCCACTGT belongs to Dyella terrae and includes:
- a CDS encoding LiaI-LiaF-like domain-containing protein, which encodes MKPSVPGIILIVIGVLFLLRNLGFDLHLGQLFATWWPVVLIALGIGMFFRGSARS